One window of Longimicrobiales bacterium genomic DNA carries:
- a CDS encoding HIT family protein, whose translation MVEHSCVFCRIIGGEEMVSLVHEDDRTLAFLDIQPMSKGHTLIVTKDHHETLFDMPEDLAAHCLAVARRIAPGIQRAMDAQAINIFSANGKAGGQDVPHFHLHLIPVREGEPFALQLPMPDAPIPSRADLDITAARVGRAIQETEVVAVA comes from the coding sequence ATGGTCGAGCATAGCTGCGTATTCTGCCGTATCATCGGCGGGGAGGAGATGGTCAGCCTGGTCCACGAGGATGACAGGACACTGGCATTTCTGGACATCCAGCCGATGAGCAAGGGTCATACTCTCATCGTGACGAAGGACCATCACGAGACGCTGTTCGACATGCCGGAGGACCTGGCGGCTCACTGCCTGGCGGTCGCGCGGCGCATTGCGCCCGGGATCCAGCGCGCCATGGACGCACAGGCGATCAACATCTTCAGCGCAAACGGGAAGGCCGGTGGTCAGGACGTGCCGCACTTCCATCTCCACCTCATACCCGTGCGTGAAGGCGAGCCGTTCGCACTGCAGCTGCCGATGCCCGATGCACCGATCCCATCGCGGGCTGATCTCGATATTACGGCTGCTCGCGTCGGACGTGCCATCCAGGAGACCGAAGTCGTGGCCGTCGCCTGA
- a CDS encoding thiamine pyrophosphate-dependent dehydrogenase E1 component subunit alpha gives MRRYPPYDPPEYVGWKPDPQLVDEYAERTRSDAERRRVIDELDEDALLGLYAGMVRFRLHDIALKRWVRRGVISKAWLGTGEEAVTVGCVHALERDSDIVAPMIRNAGACHEMGMPLQHMFAGYLGTSDGPNGGRDGHFGDLACGVLQPISHVGDMVPVSTGLALAFQQRGEKRVALTWVGDGATKTAAVHEGFNLAGVLRVPVIFVLQNNQVALGTKLGQHQVGGFDAWPAMYGLRGAFADGNNVLDVFAATRLAADHARNGGGATLLVAETFRMGGHATHDEAEARATFDASLFEHWGRRDPIGLYEEHLVRQGISRGRLETIEEQIAMEMDVAAEAALQDRDARTPAPATAEYDGISAGVRQPGLAARMNGI, from the coding sequence ATGCGCCGCTACCCTCCCTACGATCCGCCCGAATACGTCGGCTGGAAGCCGGACCCGCAGCTCGTGGACGAGTACGCGGAGCGCACGCGCAGCGATGCCGAACGCCGCCGGGTCATCGACGAGCTCGATGAGGATGCCCTCCTCGGGCTGTACGCAGGGATGGTGCGTTTTCGACTCCATGACATCGCGCTGAAGCGATGGGTGCGGCGCGGCGTCATCTCGAAGGCGTGGCTCGGAACGGGCGAGGAAGCGGTGACGGTCGGGTGCGTGCATGCGCTGGAGCGCGACAGCGACATCGTGGCGCCGATGATCCGCAATGCCGGCGCGTGTCACGAGATGGGGATGCCGCTCCAGCACATGTTCGCCGGCTACCTCGGCACGAGTGATGGGCCGAACGGCGGTCGTGACGGCCATTTCGGCGATCTCGCATGCGGCGTGCTCCAGCCGATCTCTCACGTCGGCGACATGGTACCCGTGTCGACCGGGCTGGCCCTGGCGTTCCAGCAACGCGGGGAGAAGCGCGTCGCACTCACATGGGTCGGCGACGGCGCCACCAAGACAGCGGCGGTACACGAGGGCTTCAACCTCGCCGGTGTGCTCCGCGTCCCGGTCATATTCGTGCTGCAGAACAACCAGGTCGCGCTCGGCACGAAGCTCGGTCAGCACCAGGTGGGCGGCTTCGACGCCTGGCCCGCGATGTACGGCCTGCGCGGCGCGTTCGCCGATGGCAACAACGTGCTCGATGTGTTCGCTGCCACACGGCTCGCCGCGGATCACGCACGCAACGGCGGCGGGGCTACGCTGCTCGTTGCTGAAACGTTCCGCATGGGCGGGCACGCGACGCATGACGAGGCCGAGGCACGCGCGACGTTCGACGCGTCGCTGTTCGAGCACTGGGGGCGGCGCGATCCGATCGGCCTGTATGAAGAACATCTCGTGCGGCAGGGTATCAGTCGGGGCAGACTCGAAACCATCGAGGAGCAGATCGCGATGGAGATGGATGTCGCCGCGGAGGCAGCTCTCCAGGATCGGGACGCGCGCACACCGGCGCCCGCCACGGCGGAGTACGACGGCATCAGTGCCGGCGTCCGGCAGCCGGGCCTGGCCGCACGCATGAATGGAATCTGA